In a genomic window of Chryseobacterium sp. G0162:
- a CDS encoding glycosyltransferase family 2 protein: protein MRISVVIPVYNAEKYVSQAVESVLQFDEVHEIILIEDKSPDNALQICQQLAEKHERVKLYQHPDKENHGAGPSRNLGIEKSTGEFVAFLDADDYFLPNRFDAEKELFKDPKIEGVYGALGVHYYSAKAKEQYYQLFEDKLTTVYKKYDPKDVFPGQLHMLGSFGLFSIDTLTVRREALMNKVKTLFKPHLRLHEDTEFLFRLSYYLDLYPGILDKAIAIRGVHENNRITKVDLRLIDPAVSRAILWKEVNLWSHTENDISEEVRIHIKRMHRSFEIAKAPLLKKWGMIIKYLFTDYKSIRSGLYNINFRHSLIS from the coding sequence ATGAGGATCTCAGTAGTTATTCCCGTTTATAATGCAGAAAAGTATGTTTCCCAGGCAGTAGAATCTGTTCTTCAGTTTGATGAAGTTCATGAAATCATTCTGATTGAAGATAAGTCCCCGGACAATGCATTACAAATATGTCAGCAGCTCGCCGAAAAACATGAAAGAGTAAAACTTTACCAGCATCCTGATAAGGAAAATCATGGTGCCGGCCCAAGCAGGAACTTGGGCATAGAAAAATCAACCGGAGAATTTGTTGCTTTTCTCGATGCAGACGACTATTTCCTACCCAATAGATTCGATGCTGAAAAAGAACTGTTCAAAGATCCAAAAATAGAGGGAGTGTATGGAGCTCTTGGGGTTCATTACTATTCTGCCAAAGCAAAAGAGCAGTATTATCAATTATTCGAAGACAAACTGACCACGGTCTATAAAAAGTACGACCCCAAAGATGTTTTCCCCGGACAACTTCATATGCTGGGAAGCTTTGGTCTCTTCAGTATTGATACTTTAACGGTACGTAGGGAGGCTTTAATGAATAAAGTAAAAACTTTATTCAAACCTCATTTAAGACTTCATGAAGACACAGAATTTCTCTTCCGTCTTTCTTATTATCTTGATCTCTATCCTGGAATTCTCGACAAAGCTATAGCGATAAGAGGAGTACATGAAAATAACAGGATAACAAAGGTGGATCTTCGTCTCATAGATCCAGCAGTCTCCAGGGCTATTCTTTGGAAAGAAGTCAATCTTTGGTCCCACACTGAAAATGATATTTCAGAAGAAGTCAGGATCCATATCAAAAGGATGCACCGCAGTTTTGAGATTGCAAAAGCTCCTTTATTAAAAAAATGGGGAATGATTATAAAATATTTATTTACCGATTATAAAAGTATAAGGTCCGGATTATACAATATCAATTTCCGACATTCACTAATCTCTTAA
- a CDS encoding glycosyltransferase family 2 protein → MKISVIIPVYNAEKYVSQAVESALQFDEVYEIILIEDQSPDNALEVCEHLAKKYDRVKLYQHPDKRNHGAGPTRNLGIEKSTGDFIAFLDADDYFLPNRFDAEKELFKQPEVEGVYGALGVHYYTEKAKEQYYSLFGDRLTTVYKRHDPKDVFPGQTYMLGSFGLFSIDALTIRRDSLMKKMKPLFKATLRLHQDTEFLLRLSYYLNLYPGSIDKAIAIRGVHEDNRITQVDSKKVNPATTRVLLWKEVDAWAKNETTLPEHIKLHINRMYRSFQIANSPKPKRWQMILKYLVTDYKSIRSGIYNINFRNNLF, encoded by the coding sequence ATGAAAATTTCAGTAATTATTCCTGTTTACAATGCTGAGAAATATGTTTCTCAGGCTGTGGAATCTGCTTTGCAGTTTGATGAAGTATATGAAATCATTTTAATAGAAGACCAATCTCCGGATAATGCACTGGAGGTATGTGAACATCTTGCCAAAAAATACGACAGGGTAAAACTTTACCAGCATCCGGACAAAAGAAATCATGGCGCTGGCCCAACCAGAAATCTGGGAATAGAAAAGTCCACCGGAGATTTTATTGCTTTCCTGGATGCAGATGATTATTTCCTTCCCAATAGATTTGACGCTGAAAAAGAACTTTTTAAACAGCCTGAAGTAGAAGGTGTCTATGGTGCACTTGGGGTTCATTATTATACAGAAAAAGCAAAAGAACAATATTATTCTTTATTTGGAGATCGATTAACTACTGTTTACAAAAGACATGATCCTAAAGATGTCTTCCCTGGACAAACCTATATGCTGGGGAGCTTTGGACTCTTCAGTATAGATGCATTAACGATCCGCAGGGATTCTTTAATGAAAAAAATGAAACCTCTATTTAAAGCAACTTTAAGGCTTCACCAGGACACAGAGTTCTTGTTGAGACTATCTTACTATCTTAATCTCTATCCCGGATCTATAGACAAAGCCATTGCTATACGGGGTGTACATGAAGACAATAGGATTACACAGGTAGATTCCAAAAAAGTAAATCCGGCAACTACCCGCGTTCTTTTATGGAAAGAAGTGGATGCATGGGCCAAAAATGAAACGACTCTTCCTGAACATATCAAGCTTCATATTAATAGAATGTACCGCAGTTTTCAGATTGCCAATTCCCCTAAGCCAAAAAGATGGCAAATGATCCTGAAATATCTTGTAACAGATTATAAGAGTATACGATCCGGTATTTATAACATTAATTTCAGAAATAATCTCTTCTAA
- a CDS encoding MBOAT family O-acyltransferase: MLFNSIGFLIFLPIVFCLYWFVFNRKFQEQNRLLLLASFYFYACWDWRFLFLLMFSIGLDYISGIKIENSKTNREAKFWLTLSIVINLGFLGFFKYYNFFVDSFAELLGGFGFKVNVWLLNIILPVGISFYTFHGLSYVIDVYKKRIKAERSFTDYAVFVSYFPLLVAGPIERATHLLPQIQRERVFNYEQAVDGMRQILWGFFKKMVIADNCAPLVNEIFNNYQTESPGNLVIGAVLFAFQIYGDFSGYSDIALGVSRLFGIELLKNFAFPYFSRDIAEFWRRWHISLSSWFRDYLYIPLGGSKGGLWMKIRNTFIIFLVSGFWHGANWTFMIWGGLNALYFMPLLIMNKNRQNMEVAAQGKFLPSFRECFQILITFLITCLAWIFFRAGSVTQAIHYIGRIFSRELLSVPHALPFKVLGLIGFMMMIEWINRERFHGLEIKRFSPWVRRIFYLVVIYIILRYANFGNNEFIYFQF; the protein is encoded by the coding sequence ATGTTATTCAATTCAATAGGATTTCTTATTTTTTTACCGATAGTATTTTGTCTCTATTGGTTTGTATTCAACAGAAAATTTCAGGAACAGAACAGGCTATTGTTATTGGCCAGTTTTTATTTTTATGCCTGCTGGGATTGGAGATTTCTTTTTTTACTGATGTTTTCCATTGGTCTAGATTATATATCGGGAATCAAAATTGAGAACAGTAAGACGAATCGGGAAGCTAAATTTTGGCTTACTTTGAGTATTGTGATTAATCTTGGTTTTCTGGGGTTCTTTAAATATTACAATTTCTTTGTTGATAGTTTTGCAGAACTTCTTGGCGGTTTTGGCTTTAAGGTCAATGTCTGGTTACTCAATATTATACTTCCGGTAGGAATTTCATTTTATACCTTTCATGGCCTGTCTTATGTAATTGACGTCTATAAAAAAAGGATAAAAGCTGAAAGAAGCTTTACTGACTATGCTGTTTTTGTAAGTTATTTTCCCCTTCTTGTAGCTGGTCCTATAGAAAGAGCGACCCACCTCTTGCCTCAGATACAGCGGGAGAGAGTTTTTAACTATGAACAAGCGGTGGATGGGATGCGACAAATTCTTTGGGGATTTTTCAAAAAGATGGTCATTGCTGATAATTGCGCGCCGCTGGTGAATGAGATATTTAACAATTATCAAACGGAAAGCCCTGGTAATCTTGTAATAGGAGCTGTATTATTTGCTTTTCAGATCTATGGGGATTTCTCCGGATATTCAGATATTGCCTTGGGGGTTTCCAGGTTATTTGGAATTGAATTGTTGAAAAATTTTGCCTTTCCTTATTTCTCCAGGGATATTGCAGAATTCTGGAGAAGGTGGCATATTTCGCTTTCCTCGTGGTTCAGGGACTATCTGTATATTCCATTAGGAGGAAGCAAAGGAGGTCTTTGGATGAAGATCAGAAACACATTTATTATTTTCCTGGTTTCAGGATTCTGGCATGGTGCCAACTGGACGTTTATGATCTGGGGTGGCCTGAATGCACTGTATTTTATGCCTTTACTCATTATGAATAAAAACCGTCAGAATATGGAAGTGGCAGCTCAGGGGAAATTTTTACCATCCTTTAGGGAATGTTTCCAAATTCTGATTACCTTTCTGATTACGTGCCTGGCATGGATCTTTTTCAGAGCAGGGTCTGTGACTCAGGCAATTCATTATATCGGTAGAATTTTTAGTCGTGAATTGTTGTCTGTTCCGCATGCATTACCATTTAAAGTATTGGGACTGATTGGATTTATGATGATGATTGAATGGATCAACAGGGAAAGGTTCCACGGATTGGAAATTAAAAGATTCAGCCCCTGGGTAAGGCGTATTTTCTATCTGGTTGTTATTTATATCATTCTCCGTTATGCCAACTTCGGGAATAATGAATTTATTTATTTTCAGTTTTAG
- a CDS encoding acyltransferase family protein, producing MKISQITFTRFLAAMAIVISHFNKDLFLYKIDYISNIFLKANVGVSYFFILSGFIMIVAYHKKDKIEYFEYYKNRFARIYPLYVLGLLLYLVTRYSDFSIYKGFLYLLGLQSWIPGEAMVLNFPGWSISVEFLFYLLFPLLYNHFYSKGNKSVWVITIIIWIITQAFCSLYSESSYYKGPHTEIHELLYYFPLMHINEFLVGNLAGLYFVRNSRQKNYDIPIVIIFGLIILSLMFTSFFYHNGLMALLFIPLIILISRNNGVLSRLFSLKPLEYLGEASFAIYITHIPVLYILRELLKWGKYKFSIDIVFGIYVIFLIIICILFYQFIEKPLRDYLKKLKIR from the coding sequence ATGAAGATAAGTCAGATTACATTTACCAGATTTCTTGCGGCGATGGCTATTGTCATTTCCCATTTCAATAAAGATCTGTTTTTATATAAAATCGATTATATATCAAATATTTTCCTGAAAGCCAATGTAGGAGTGAGCTACTTCTTCATTCTTTCCGGTTTTATTATGATTGTGGCTTATCACAAAAAAGATAAGATCGAATATTTCGAGTATTATAAAAACCGGTTTGCAAGGATTTACCCTTTATATGTGCTGGGACTTTTATTGTATTTGGTAACCCGATATTCTGACTTCAGTATTTATAAAGGATTTTTATATTTGCTTGGGCTTCAGAGCTGGATTCCTGGTGAGGCTATGGTCCTGAATTTCCCAGGTTGGTCTATTTCTGTAGAGTTTCTGTTTTATCTGCTCTTTCCTTTGTTATACAATCATTTTTATTCTAAAGGAAATAAAAGTGTTTGGGTGATTACCATTATCATATGGATTATTACGCAGGCATTTTGCAGTCTATATTCAGAGTCATCTTATTATAAAGGACCTCATACAGAAATCCATGAACTATTGTATTACTTTCCGCTGATGCATATCAATGAATTTCTGGTGGGAAATCTTGCAGGGCTCTATTTTGTGAGAAATTCGAGACAGAAGAACTATGATATTCCTATTGTCATTATTTTTGGATTGATTATATTATCGCTGATGTTTACTTCATTTTTCTATCACAATGGTTTGATGGCATTGTTGTTTATTCCGCTTATTATCTTGATCTCAAGGAATAATGGAGTTCTGTCGAGGCTTTTCTCATTAAAACCTTTGGAATACCTGGGAGAGGCAAGTTTTGCAATATACATTACTCATATTCCTGTTCTCTACATTCTGAGAGAGCTTTTAAAGTGGGGAAAATATAAATTTTCCATTGATATCGTATTTGGGATTTACGTAATTTTTCTTATTATAATCTGTATTCTGTTTTATCAATTTATAGAAAAACCATTAAGAGATTATCTGAAAAAGTTGAAGATCAGATAA
- a CDS encoding class I SAM-dependent methyltransferase: MGEITRVLKTFIGYLKRPDLYPELGRKIIKNTVNRGNAFKGKEKTNSWAAEKAVSQKEAISKLFGLEIDTFRNDYHEVLGKANQREKECPVKMGGPGALELIYYACEFTNAQHVIETGVAYGWSSLASLLSLVKRNGTLYSSDMPYLAQDGDQYVGYVVPETLKGKWKLFRFADRESLPKIFAENTIFDVLHYDSDKSYNGRMWAYDELYHHLKKGGVFISDDIGDNSSYQDFCEKNKIETTVVEYEGKYIGVFIK, translated from the coding sequence GTGGGTGAAATAACGAGAGTTCTTAAAACATTTATCGGGTATCTGAAAAGACCGGATCTTTATCCGGAATTGGGCCGGAAGATTATTAAAAATACGGTTAACAGAGGTAATGCTTTTAAGGGGAAAGAAAAGACCAATTCCTGGGCAGCTGAAAAGGCCGTATCACAGAAGGAAGCCATTTCAAAGCTTTTTGGATTAGAAATAGATACTTTTCGTAATGATTATCATGAAGTTTTAGGGAAAGCCAATCAAAGAGAAAAGGAATGTCCTGTGAAAATGGGAGGTCCCGGAGCTTTGGAACTGATTTATTATGCCTGTGAGTTTACCAATGCACAACATGTTATAGAAACGGGAGTAGCCTATGGATGGTCTTCATTAGCTTCATTATTATCTCTTGTAAAAAGAAACGGAACACTGTACAGTTCAGATATGCCTTATTTGGCTCAGGATGGAGATCAATATGTAGGATATGTGGTTCCTGAAACTCTCAAAGGGAAATGGAAATTATTCCGTTTTGCAGACAGGGAATCACTACCGAAGATTTTTGCTGAAAACACAATATTCGATGTTCTCCACTATGATTCAGATAAAAGTTATAACGGAAGAATGTGGGCTTACGATGAACTTTACCATCATTTGAAAAAAGGAGGTGTTTTCATCAGTGATGATATTGGCGATAATTCTTCCTACCAAGATTTTTGTGAAAAAAATAAGATAGAGACTACCGTTGTAGAATATGAAGGAAAATACATCGGTGTTTTTATTAAATAA
- a CDS encoding glycosyltransferase family 2 protein gives MKFSILIAHYNNATLFRDCYDSLLKQTYPDWEAVIVDDASSEDEKELVKAIIAGDQRFKFFENEKNRGVGVTKSRLIELASGDICGFVDPDDAILPTAIEKAIQVFKDKKKVVLTYSRFMGCDKDLKPIAPFKSAMQVRNGDPYFFNYPNQINHFVTFRKDVYGQTEKMNPELRIAEDQDLYLKMYEKGDVYFIDDTNYLYRAHSGGISQNNNKGKSYDYFAQVVLATMKRRNLTKINGKKIPENYTHHQEIFALLEYQHGIWYRIKKNIIITLQKLFR, from the coding sequence ATGAAGTTTTCCATTCTTATTGCTCATTACAATAATGCTACATTATTCAGAGATTGCTACGATTCTCTGCTAAAACAAACCTATCCCGATTGGGAAGCCGTTATTGTGGATGATGCTTCTTCAGAAGATGAAAAAGAGCTTGTAAAAGCCATCATTGCAGGAGATCAAAGGTTTAAGTTTTTTGAAAATGAAAAAAATAGGGGTGTAGGGGTTACAAAAAGCAGACTTATAGAACTGGCTTCCGGAGACATTTGTGGCTTTGTTGATCCTGATGATGCCATCCTTCCTACAGCTATTGAAAAGGCAATTCAGGTTTTTAAAGATAAAAAGAAAGTAGTACTCACCTATTCCCGCTTTATGGGGTGTGACAAAGACCTGAAGCCCATTGCACCATTTAAATCTGCAATGCAGGTAAGGAACGGTGATCCTTATTTCTTCAATTATCCCAATCAGATCAATCATTTTGTAACATTCAGAAAGGATGTTTACGGACAAACAGAAAAAATGAATCCGGAATTAAGAATTGCAGAAGACCAGGATCTGTATTTAAAGATGTATGAAAAAGGGGACGTGTATTTTATAGATGACACCAATTATCTTTACAGGGCCCATTCAGGAGGTATTTCTCAGAATAATAATAAAGGTAAGTCTTATGATTACTTTGCACAGGTTGTCCTAGCGACTATGAAAAGAAGAAACCTTACCAAGATCAATGGAAAAAAGATCCCGGAAAATTACACCCATCATCAGGAGATTTTTGCTCTTTTGGAATATCAGCATGGAATTTGGTACAGGATTAAAAAAAATATAATTATTACTTTACAAAAACTTTTCAGATAA
- a CDS encoding glycosyltransferase has product MAQNKKIQVLFRHRSMEMGGVEKVVLSMLNNLNRDKFELTICLNMNQGELRNEIPDHVKKVYLTEGKEGFSQNPFINKLQLVRRRLKLMRILKSPRISDRILGNKKFDIEISPSYATFSSVNNSSNKHSKKIGWFHSEINLPALQPAVPEIIENFQKFDHMIYCSKRIKEMMHLYYPDLKYPAESVVINAIPIEEIKKKAEEKLKDFPQGPVFVSVGRLHHRKGYHKLIDAHKKLIDEGFHHSILILGNGEEMENLKAQISTNNVQSTFILCGNQMNPYPYIKNADYFILPSESEAWPLVIAEALILQKPIIATDTGDVGIMIKDRETGYLINYETNEMYEAMKKFLSDPELISRIRKNLLTIEDQFDNQKIFNAVEQILENLYQQKQSE; this is encoded by the coding sequence ATGGCACAAAATAAGAAAATACAGGTTCTTTTCAGACACCGCTCGATGGAAATGGGAGGAGTGGAAAAAGTAGTATTGAGCATGCTCAACAATCTGAATCGTGACAAATTTGAATTAACCATTTGCCTCAACATGAATCAGGGAGAACTTCGAAATGAAATTCCCGACCATGTAAAAAAGGTTTACCTCACTGAAGGCAAAGAGGGGTTTTCTCAAAATCCATTCATCAATAAACTTCAGCTTGTCCGCAGAAGATTAAAGCTGATGCGAATATTAAAAAGTCCCAGAATATCTGATCGTATCTTAGGAAATAAAAAATTTGACATAGAGATCTCTCCTTCTTACGCCACATTCTCATCGGTCAATAATTCAAGCAATAAACATTCAAAAAAAATAGGATGGTTTCACTCTGAAATCAATTTGCCAGCTTTGCAACCTGCAGTTCCGGAGATTATAGAAAACTTTCAAAAGTTTGACCATATGATCTACTGTTCGAAAAGGATCAAAGAAATGATGCATCTGTATTACCCGGACTTAAAATATCCTGCAGAAAGTGTAGTCATCAATGCCATTCCTATTGAAGAAATTAAAAAAAAGGCAGAAGAGAAATTAAAAGATTTCCCTCAAGGACCAGTCTTTGTTTCTGTAGGCAGGCTCCATCACAGAAAAGGCTATCACAAACTTATTGATGCTCATAAAAAACTGATAGACGAAGGTTTCCATCACAGTATCTTAATACTTGGAAACGGAGAAGAAATGGAAAACCTGAAAGCTCAAATCAGCACCAATAATGTTCAGAGCACATTTATTTTATGTGGCAATCAAATGAACCCCTATCCTTATATTAAAAATGCAGATTACTTTATTCTTCCTTCCGAGTCAGAAGCATGGCCACTTGTGATTGCCGAAGCACTGATTCTTCAAAAGCCGATTATTGCAACAGATACCGGCGATGTAGGAATTATGATTAAAGATCGCGAAACAGGATATCTGATCAATTACGAAACTAACGAAATGTATGAAGCGATGAAAAAATTCCTTTCTGATCCGGAATTAATCTCCAGAATCAGAAAGAACCTTCTTACGATCGAAGATCAGTTTGACAATCAAAAGATCTTCAATGCCGTTGAACAGATCCTTGAGAATCTTTACCAGCAAAAACAAAGTGAATGA
- a CDS encoding phosphopantetheine-binding protein: protein MKTSVFLEKLQEELEENQALSKETKLKDLENYDSISLLSVIAFVDENFDQQLDPDQFKNMETVSDLMNIIGLENFESE from the coding sequence ATGAAAACTTCCGTTTTTTTAGAAAAATTACAAGAGGAACTAGAAGAAAATCAAGCGCTGAGCAAGGAAACCAAGCTGAAAGATCTGGAAAATTATGATTCTATCAGTTTACTTTCTGTGATTGCTTTTGTAGATGAAAACTTCGATCAACAGCTTGATCCTGATCAGTTTAAAAATATGGAAACAGTGTCAGATCTGATGAATATTATTGGGTTGGAAAACTTTGAAAGTGAATGA
- a CDS encoding 3-oxoacyl-ACP synthase III family protein, which translates to MIRISKIEYYLPELILTNMDLEKEFPEWSSERIREKVGIMQRHISSENETVLDLAIQSSEKVFEDYDRNKIDFILFCTQSPDYFLPTTACILQDKLGLRKNIGAVDFNLGCSGFVYGLAFAKGLITAGIANTILLITSETYTKHIHPKDKGNRCLFGDASASVIVEKDTDAGDYKFCIGTDGSGAENLIVKKGGFRTNFLVNPNHEFNPENLYMNGPEIFNFTIEKIPGLIKETMNANGLTMDDIDYFVFHQANSFMLNYLRKKTKIPTEKFYIDMEKTGNTVSATIPIALKNMQDKGLLKKGNKILLAGFGVGYSWAATIIDV; encoded by the coding sequence ATGATAAGAATTTCTAAAATAGAATATTATTTACCTGAATTGATTCTTACTAACATGGATCTGGAAAAGGAATTTCCTGAATGGAGTTCTGAAAGAATCCGGGAAAAAGTAGGGATTATGCAACGTCATATTTCTTCAGAAAATGAGACTGTGCTGGACTTGGCTATACAGTCATCAGAAAAGGTTTTTGAGGATTATGACAGGAACAAAATAGACTTTATTCTTTTCTGCACCCAAAGCCCGGATTATTTCCTTCCCACCACTGCTTGTATTCTACAGGATAAACTGGGATTGAGAAAAAATATTGGGGCTGTAGATTTCAATTTGGGCTGTTCCGGGTTTGTTTATGGATTGGCTTTTGCTAAAGGATTAATTACCGCTGGAATTGCCAACACTATTTTGTTAATCACTTCAGAAACGTATACCAAACATATTCATCCAAAAGATAAAGGAAACCGTTGCCTGTTTGGAGATGCTTCAGCCTCAGTAATTGTTGAGAAAGATACGGATGCAGGAGATTATAAATTCTGTATAGGCACTGATGGCAGCGGGGCTGAAAACTTAATAGTGAAAAAAGGAGGTTTCAGGACGAACTTTCTTGTAAATCCCAATCATGAATTCAATCCTGAGAATCTTTATATGAACGGACCTGAAATTTTTAATTTTACTATAGAAAAGATACCGGGGCTGATTAAAGAAACCATGAATGCAAATGGTCTTACTATGGATGATATTGATTATTTTGTTTTTCACCAGGCTAATTCTTTTATGCTGAATTATTTGAGAAAGAAGACAAAAATTCCCACCGAAAAATTCTACATTGATATGGAGAAAACAGGAAATACAGTCTCCGCAACGATTCCCATTGCACTGAAAAATATGCAGGATAAAGGCCTGTTAAAAAAAGGAAATAAGATTTTGCTTGCCGGCTTTGGAGTAGGGTATTCCTGGGCCGCTACCATTATAGATGTTTAA